Part of the Mixophyes fleayi isolate aMixFle1 chromosome 12, aMixFle1.hap1, whole genome shotgun sequence genome is shown below.
AGCATGGTAAGATTATTAGGTGGGAACGGACACAAACAGACGGGTGAGTTGTGTGGCAGATTCCGGATAGGATATTAGTGGACGATGTGCTGGATTTCTACGTGCCAATCGAAAaccaacaaatgaaaaaaaaaaaaaaaaagaagtttactGGTTAGCAGTAAATGGTTTATTGCTATAGGGACATTTTAGTTTTCAGAACGTGATTAAATAGAATCAGCGTTGCTTTAAAAGCAAGTGTTAGTTTGCAATGGcaacctcccccccccaccccacaaacAATACCTATATAAAACAGGGAGAAAAAACACTGAAGATACTGGGTCTGCTtaaaaaaactacataaaaaataaattattctttaGAGCCTTTAAGTGGATGTGTTGCGTGCacacagaggcagccattttgaataTTCAAGAGAATGGAGCCTATCGACTCACTAGGAACTGGTTACATCACTGAGGGTCAAAGGTCAATGATATCACTAGCTAGCGAATGGAACAAGGCTGCTTATTGGTTCCTTGGTTCATATATATTGGCTCGGCGGTGAGAACTGCGGGCCTTGAGGTATGACATTAGAGTATTTTGCAGACGCAGTGTGGATGTATACTCAGAAATAAGCCCACTTCTAAAAAATTACTACTTTTGGTTTTTTAACCCTTTCCTGATAAGCTTTCACGACAGTGTAGTCGTAACACACGAAGAAGTGacttaaaaaaggagtaacactGAAAACTTGGATATTGCCCGTAAATTGTAAGCAATACATTCAAAATGGCTGCTTTACTGATTAACACGGATAATTGACTGGAATTgtctaaaaacaaaaacaaactcgAAACTGACATTGTGTGGAATTGGTGATGGCATCCATACGGTCCTCTATTTCGGCTGGCCAGTCCCTTGGGCCTAAAAAAAGAGGAGGGACTTGTGCGGGAAAAAGGGGAGGAGTTTTGCACAAAAATTGGCGAGAGAACTAGGGCGGGGTTTGGATGGAACGGGGGAGTGGCTACCACGAGTTTCTAACAGATTGGTAGGCTGCATTCTCGGCCAATCAAATGGCTGCTGCAGAGAATGGGTGGAGCTaactgctgttttttttgttttgttttgtttttttttttaagggggggttggAGTTTTAATAATCAATTTTACAGAGATTTTGCAAAGCAACTGAAGCAGCAAATGGGAATGGTCTATCTATGCAGCTACCGTGTAAAGATCCCTTGTCTGCCAAGTTTTGAACTGATACATGCCCAAAATATGCTTCCCAAGCACTTTCAGGATTATCTTCTTCCAAATAGATCAGCcttgaatttaaaataaaataaaataaaaaaaataaaaattatttattttcctatcTAAAGTGCTACGGAGGCAGTCAACGTTTCGAAAATAGGTTGTCACTTGCAAAAAAAATACCAAATTGCATTCGTTTTTACTCCCGAAAACCTTTCCTTCCGCTTTCTGGCAAAAAAAATGGGTGCAACCCTCTCTCACATGTCCTAGATCCCATCTGGAATTGGAACAGTTTGCTTTATGCATATCTGTGGGGAGTTCACAGCTCCCACAAAACCATCACAGGAGAAGTCTGAACAGACAATATTGCATCCTCCCTACGCTGCCCCCTACTGGAACACttcatggattttattttttagttcaAAACACCAGTTAATACGGCGTCTCTCAGAACCTGTGTATTAAAGCCTCTCTCTCTCGATCTTTCCGCCTTAGTTCCTCCTTGTAACAGCACGAACAGTAGTTCCCCGTTTCTGGATGTCCATAAAAAGTGCAGTGTACCTGCTTACACTTGGTCTGCTGGACGCCGTACAGTGTCCGTGTTTTGCCGCTGTCAGCGGTTACCCCCCTGGTGGTCAGGGAGCCGGGGTCTGAGTACTCTCTGTAACCATTGCTGTGCGCGATACAGACCGTCTGGTCGCTGTCCGCAGGATAGACGGGAGGGAGTTCTGTCTCTGAGGGGGATAGCAGGCCCGCCTGGGGCGGGCTAGACTGGTACGGGTGAGGCCGGGCCTGCATGCAGTGCCGGGGGAGAGTGGCGTAGGAAGGCAGGTTGTTGCAAGACCCACCAGCTACCTGCCGTCTACTGTCCTGGTAGCTGTGGGCGTGGGCACTGTCCGACGTGCTCACTATGGAAGGTCTGGGGATCGTGAagcccccagagtaactggaaggcAGAGCCCCTTTAACGCCCGCTCCGTACTCCATACCCTGCATCACATAGTTATTAGTCGCTTGGGAATAGGTCGGCAGTGGGAGAAGATCGTCGGATTTAGGTGGCAACATGTCCTGCTCCAACCTCTTGGCTGCGCCGCAGTTCATGAGAGTCTTTTTCTCCGCCTCCCTCTGCTTCTGCTCAACCAGGAACCTGTCGTGCGCGTCCGCCAGATACCGCTGGATCATCTGCTTCTGATACGGTTGACGATCGCTGGTCTTTAAGAGGCAGGCGAAGATGAACTTGCGTTCTCCTTGCATGGCCGCTCGCAAGATGCTGAGGCTCAGCTTGACGTCGTGGCTGTACTTGTAGGGATCGTTCTGGGTTTTGTCAGACGCCGATTTGAGAGAGGACTTCTCCGAAGACGTAGATCCATCCCCTTGGGACAAGTCCTCCTTGCTGCCTTTCCTTCCCTTCACGGaccctttctttttcttctccagCGTGTCCCCGTTGCTCATTCCCGACTTCCCACTCTTGCCGTGCATCAACCCACCCATGTtcttcttcaacttgctccccAAACTCTTCCCAAAACTGCCCAGCTTGTTGGCCACAGAGTCGGCTcgcttcttctccttctccttgtCTTTCTTCAACCTCTCCTTCTCCTTGTCTTTCTCCTTCCCGGTCTTGCTACCCCCGTTGCTTGCAGAGCTGCTGCATACAGACTCTTTGTCCGACTCGCCAGATTCGGCAGCGGACCGGGCATCGTCCCCAGCAGATGCCGTAGGAGATTCTGGCTGGGCAAGAGGAGCCTATACCAAGAGGAACAAAACGCGTATCAGAATATTGTGACACACGGAACAAGGCTATAAAACGATTTGGTTTTACATGTACTTATTTCGGAAAAGTAGACATTTGTATGGAGACGTATTCTGAATAAATGTgaacaaatattgttttatgatCTGTGTCAAATGGTTCccaaaaaatgtacttaaaaaaattattacgtctatttaattattttaagccAAGAAACCCGTTTAGGCTCCCCACGTACCTGCATCTCACACGGCAGGGAAAGCCAGGTGACCGTCATGTAATTATGCAGTAAGTTTAACTTTGCTTCCAACGATAACGTGACACTACAAGTGAAAGAAGACATATTGGATTAACGTCTCATCATTTTATGCCAGTATATTAAGCGTGTCGTCCCTCTATACAGTGGTGGTCTGCAGAACACATCGGTCCATATTGCGTTAGTCCTAACATACAGAAGTGTTTTCACAGATTCTAGGGAGTAGACACTGGGAACGTCTGTGTGGCAAAGATGGCCGCACTCGCGCCAATACGGACATGGATATCGGCTCGTGTGTGGCTCAAAGACTTTGTCTAGCAGGGAATCATGCGACTAAATCGATCAGAACATTTCTGGAGACGTTGGCAagttggcagatgaccaccgtTGGTTTAGGCTTCTGCCGACCACACAAATTGGCTCCAAATGTGAGCCAGCTACTTGGCTTGGGTGCTGAACGGTTAGATCTTGACAATTTTGCCCAAACATACGTACGGTCAGAAAGGAAAAGGATTCTGGCAGGGTTGGCCTGTGTGGCTAGCTAAAAACAACTTCTAGTCTCCCACAACAATTAACGCTGCCAGAGGACATGACAGGGCAACTTATGGTATCCGACACTACAGCATATGGATTTgacacaaagggggggggggcctttTGACATCTTCCGAGGGGCCCTGAAGCAGGAGAGACTGGCTTTGCAGTACCAAGTGGCGGCTGTCATTGGAAGCCGCATATCGGTAATAATTGCCTGTCACAGAACCAGTTAGAGGAAATAGGCAGATAATTGTACACTGAACAGAAGCTGTCATAGTAATTACTTCCATGCCTCTCTCTACACTTATGTCATGCACTCAGGAAAGAGAAATATGCAAATTAAGAGTACAATTATAATGCAGAAAGTGTTTCCAGTGAGCAGAAGGGAGAAAATCTTTACATAAAATCGTATTGTGGCACACACAATGGATGAGGGTGTGTGGACAGCCACGAAGGGGCATGACTTGCTTAGTGCCGGATGTAGGGACTGTGCTATAGTGTTTATGTAAGTGTTGTAGTAGAGTTTGTAGACTAATAATCCTCAACTAATGATTTATTCACCAAAGGTACTGCTGATCGTTGGATGACAAGTCACAGAGGTCCACGTCTATTCCTTCTCTCCTAAGAACCAGTACTGTTCTGGTCCTGAATACTGTACATGACAATATAactgttgtttatttaattttattaaatcgtGTCCGTAACGTACCCCGCCAGCCGCACGTTATCAGAGTCGTTCTTGCCCCACTCCCAGTCTTTGCCCGGATCAACTGCAAAGTGCACCGGCAGCAGCTTGTGCTCAGAGTCAGTCAGGGGGATGAAAGGCGctatataaaagaaaagaaaaaagtgtaaAGCACACGTACACTACTAAATGCACATCTGGTTCTTAAAATTTATCTGTAAAGACATCGTTACCACTCAAATAAAACAGAGACATGTTTAACCTAGAAGAGTTGAGAAACTTAGCAGAGCTCAGGCCTAACTTTGGTGGCTTCTTGTAATTGTACAACTAGACACTATGGACTTTCATTTTATACACAACATTGtggtaacaacaacaacaacaataaatacTACACACTTACAGACTGGTCAAACACCAAAATGTATATATTCTAGTACATACTGTACCTTGATCCTTACTCTGCTCACTCTGCTCCATAGATACCAAGGCTGAGAAGTGGGCCTGGTCATATGCCAGGACTAGCGGGGAGCTGTGGCATTTGCTCGCTGGAACTTCCAAAGGAAGGTAGATGCCTCCAAAGGGTATTGGGGCAAATGCTGAAAGTAAAGAGTGCTCAGAgtgagtacacacacacacacacacacacaccaggttaCAAAAAAAGATAACCTGAACATCAGCAAATGAAAGGAAGACCATAGATATTTCAGACCCCTGAAGGAGCTGGGGCCAGCAGGGCCCACCTGGGGGAACCCCTGAAGGAGCCGGGGCCAGCAGGGCCCACCTGGGGGAACCTGAAGGACCCGGGGCCAGCAGGGCCCACCTGGGGGAACCTGAAGGAGCCGGGGCCAGCAGGGCCCACCTGGGGGAACCTGAAGGTGCTGGGGCCAGCAGGGCCCACCTGGGGGAACCTGAAGGAGCCGGGGCCAGCAGGGCCCACCTGGGGGAACCTGAAGGAGCCGGGGCCAGCAGGGCCCACCTGGGGGAACCTGAAGGAGCCGGGGCCAGCAGGGCCCACCTGGGGGAATCTGAAGGAGCCGGGGCCAGCAGGGCCCACCTGGGGGAATCTGAAGGTGCTGGGGCCAGCAGGGCCCACCTGGGGGAATCTGAAGGTGCTGGGGCCAGCAGGGATATCCAGGGAACTTTAAAAAAGAAGGACCAGCAATGAAACCAGGCTCCTTGGCACAAAAACCATGCAAAGAAAAAAGCAAGCAAATCCAAAAAGAACGTGCAAAAAAAGATCTTGTAAAAGAATAGGTAAAACCAGTTACATCAAAATGCACATTTCAGGGTAAAAGAAAAAACCACAACTGTGGATAACAATAGAGCAATAGAACATATTAATCCCACTATATTTCAGGTTTTAAGGAGGTATCTGAACACTCATTTGTAATTTATTATAGAATAGAAATCTTTATTACTAAAGAATCCTACGTTCCAGCACTCTAGACCGGTTCGGAGTTACACTGCCCACTTCTATCTGCAAGACCACAAACAGCTGGACATTGGCATTTTGCGGTGTCCTATCAcgtttcaaagaaaaaaaagtttattacaCAGCTGCGTTCAGAAATGCTGCCCCGTCAGAAACTCTACAACAGACTGGCAGAAAAGAGACACAGAGCTTTATGCTGAAGTGGCTGAAAGGTTTCCACTCAGAAGAACTGTGATGCGGAAGGGTTAGTGCTTTGCAAAGTCCAACATTACACTTAACTCAGCTGCAGTCATTTAAAAATGGAGCTCTTAAATGACACAGATATATATTTGGACTGGCTAATGCCTGGTCTGTTATTCACCCCCCCTCAACATAACATGGTAGGCAACGGCAAGAGATGAAACAAACGTTCCCAAAACACCCACGTTTACAATTAAGGTTATGAAACGTCAGGAGCCGATGGAGCCATCACCTCTAGGAGTACCCAATCATTCTAGCAAGTCTGACTACTCCCAGCAAGAACTTCAAAAAACACTTGTTACATGTTTATATTCAGCATGTATGATTGACAACGTCCTTGATATCTACCAACCAAGAATCTTACATATATCCACAACACAGAGTTCACACAATCCTACCATCAACACATTTCACTGCCCAATCCTTACACACTTCTTGCTTTGACTGCATCATAGCTATATCATTACATGTCCACCTATCTTACTGCAGTCAGCTTTTAGCATAACTGTTCCTTTTCGGTTTGTAGCTTTACCATCTCTACCGACAGCTTCCTCCATGTATCTCCTACATTCAGTAAAGCAGCATTTCCTAAAATTTATCCATGAGCGGATTCCACTTTTCCTCTATAATATACACAGCCTATTAACCCTACATAAAACCGCAATCCAAAACATACACAGGTTGAACAAGGAAAGGTTCATATCAAGCCAAGTAGTGTTTGAGAAGTCACATGGTCTAAAATAAAGCTGTGTTTGGGACGCCCGAGCCGAGCAGCGAGGGTGTTAGGGGAGGGTTGGCGGGTGGAGTCTTTTCCGGCTCTTTTCATCAGCCACACTTTCTATTTATAGCGGCTGGAAGGAATTTCCCTATCAGATGTGATGGGGAGAGGTCATTCTAAACACACATGTGCAAGCACAAGGGTGAGGGGAAATGGCTGTTTATGGCTTCAGTGTCATACAGATTCCAATGTATTTCCTCATCTActtaagggtaaatttatcaaaccttaaAGGTCAAAGCGTgcatgttgcccataacaaccaatcagattctagctatcatttatctagtacactctagaaaaccatatctagaatctgattggttgctgtgggcaacacctcccttAGAgtctagggggtagatttatcaaaccttctaagacAACTCAGCAGTGAGCGTTACCTTCTCCCCCAGAATCCCTCAGCATGGTGTCCGCCACCACCACGATGGGCCTCTTGAGAACGTGGGCCAGTACAAAGACGTGGAACTCTTCCAGGCTCTCGTACACCGGCTCCTCGGAGCTTTCAACGCTGCAAAACAATTAAAGGGATCAAATCAGCTCTACTTGGCGGTGAAGATTTCATGCTCCAAACTACACAGACAGGCTCAGGAGTAACTGCACAAGGGCGACTTGTAGATTACAAAACACAGCTATTACTCAGGGAACGGAGTTGACCTAACTTGTTCCTTTATACGAACGATTGGTAAGAAGATTAAAAAAAGTTTGCTCTCTTATCTAAGATGGGCTTTCTTTCAAACACACAGCGttgttgtcaatgcccctcctaTTCTCAAAGAGGAGGAGCACTGACAACGCCCGCTGCCAGCAGAAAACAGCCAAGAGGTCGTAAAATAACGGAGTGATTTGCTAGGtgaaatgttttctttaaatatatttgggATCAAACTGATATAGTGAGAGTTTTGCTACTTGTACCCGACATCCTGTCAAAGGGAATTAAGGAGAACCTCAAAATGGCTAATAGCGAACAATCGTTTACACACACTGTGAAGTATCTCCAGCCCTGCTGAAAGGGCTTAGAAATTTAAGGTTTGTGAACAGATATGAAAGATTCCTATGCCGATACGATAAAAACGCCAATTTATAATTCTACATAAACGGGACAGCAAGGCTGACGAGAGGGATGTTTAGTCGGGTGACAGACATGagaactaaaataataaaaagagagCTTCTTTGTAAAGGTTTTGGGGTTGACCTCTGCTCAGCAAAGAAGTCACTCCCAGCCGCAGTATAAACAAGCGCGTTGGTTTTCAGCGCTGGGGAGATCACAGGT
Proteins encoded:
- the OTUD7B gene encoding OTU domain-containing protein 7B isoform X2 translates to MGLYSNILHRTASERQTGKKWDVNALHDYDKLRQANAGGLAHTFSDTRSFKPPEATHPMRPALQRQDDIIQEKRLSRGISHASSSIVSLARSHVSSNGSSEHTLETPVCTFQLPDLTGYNDDFRSFIERDLIEQSMLVALEHAGRLNWWAQVDPSYQRLLPLATTGDGNCLLHAASLGMWGFHDRDLMLRKSLHTLMDKGVEKEALKRRWRFQQTMQNKESGLVYTEDEWQKEWNDLIKLASSEPRMHYGTNGGNCGGVESSEEPVYESLEEFHVFVLAHVLKRPIVVVADTMLRDSGGEAFAPIPFGGIYLPLEVPASKCHSSPLVLAYDQAHFSALVSMEQSEQSKDQAPFIPLTDSEHKLLPVHFAVDPGKDWEWGKNDSDNVRLAGVTLSLEAKLNLLHNYMTVTWLSLPCEMQAPLAQPESPTASAGDDARSAAESGESDKESVCSSSASNGGSKTGKEKDKEKERLKKDKEKEKKRADSVANKLGSFGKSLGSKLKKNMGGLMHGKSGKSGMSNGDTLEKKKKGSVKGRKGSKEDLSQGDGSTSSEKSSLKSASDKTQNDPYKYSHDVKLSLSILRAAMQGERKFIFACLLKTSDRQPYQKQMIQRYLADAHDRFLVEQKQREAEKKTLMNCGAAKRLEQDMLPPKSDDLLPLPTYSQATNNYVMQGMEYGAGVKGALPSSYSGGFTIPRPSIVSTSDSAHAHSYQDSRRQVAGGSCNNLPSYATLPRHCMQARPHPYQSSPPQAGLLSPSETELPPVYPADSDQTVCIAHSNGYREYSDPGSLTTRGVTADSGKTRTLYGVQQTKCKQVHCTFYGHPETGNYCSCCYKEELRRKDREREALIHRF
- the OTUD7B gene encoding OTU domain-containing protein 7B isoform X1, which encodes MDLILPDFVRSTGSEPGLVRDRLEGKKWDVNALHDYDKLRQANAGGLAHTFSDTRSFKPPEATHPMRPALQRQDDIIQEKRLSRGISHASSSIVSLARSHVSSNGSSEHTLETPVCTFQLPDLTGYNDDFRSFIERDLIEQSMLVALEHAGRLNWWAQVDPSYQRLLPLATTGDGNCLLHAASLGMWGFHDRDLMLRKSLHTLMDKGVEKEALKRRWRFQQTMQNKESGLVYTEDEWQKEWNDLIKLASSEPRMHYGTNGGNCGGVESSEEPVYESLEEFHVFVLAHVLKRPIVVVADTMLRDSGGEAFAPIPFGGIYLPLEVPASKCHSSPLVLAYDQAHFSALVSMEQSEQSKDQAPFIPLTDSEHKLLPVHFAVDPGKDWEWGKNDSDNVRLAGVTLSLEAKLNLLHNYMTVTWLSLPCEMQAPLAQPESPTASAGDDARSAAESGESDKESVCSSSASNGGSKTGKEKDKEKERLKKDKEKEKKRADSVANKLGSFGKSLGSKLKKNMGGLMHGKSGKSGMSNGDTLEKKKKGSVKGRKGSKEDLSQGDGSTSSEKSSLKSASDKTQNDPYKYSHDVKLSLSILRAAMQGERKFIFACLLKTSDRQPYQKQMIQRYLADAHDRFLVEQKQREAEKKTLMNCGAAKRLEQDMLPPKSDDLLPLPTYSQATNNYVMQGMEYGAGVKGALPSSYSGGFTIPRPSIVSTSDSAHAHSYQDSRRQVAGGSCNNLPSYATLPRHCMQARPHPYQSSPPQAGLLSPSETELPPVYPADSDQTVCIAHSNGYREYSDPGSLTTRGVTADSGKTRTLYGVQQTKCKQVHCTFYGHPETGNYCSCCYKEELRRKDREREALIHRF
- the OTUD7B gene encoding OTU domain-containing protein 7B isoform X3; translated protein: MTSKGKKWDVNALHDYDKLRQANAGGLAHTFSDTRSFKPPEATHPMRPALQRQDDIIQEKRLSRGISHASSSIVSLARSHVSSNGSSEHTLETPVCTFQLPDLTGYNDDFRSFIERDLIEQSMLVALEHAGRLNWWAQVDPSYQRLLPLATTGDGNCLLHAASLGMWGFHDRDLMLRKSLHTLMDKGVEKEALKRRWRFQQTMQNKESGLVYTEDEWQKEWNDLIKLASSEPRMHYGTNGGNCGGVESSEEPVYESLEEFHVFVLAHVLKRPIVVVADTMLRDSGGEAFAPIPFGGIYLPLEVPASKCHSSPLVLAYDQAHFSALVSMEQSEQSKDQAPFIPLTDSEHKLLPVHFAVDPGKDWEWGKNDSDNVRLAGVTLSLEAKLNLLHNYMTVTWLSLPCEMQAPLAQPESPTASAGDDARSAAESGESDKESVCSSSASNGGSKTGKEKDKEKERLKKDKEKEKKRADSVANKLGSFGKSLGSKLKKNMGGLMHGKSGKSGMSNGDTLEKKKKGSVKGRKGSKEDLSQGDGSTSSEKSSLKSASDKTQNDPYKYSHDVKLSLSILRAAMQGERKFIFACLLKTSDRQPYQKQMIQRYLADAHDRFLVEQKQREAEKKTLMNCGAAKRLEQDMLPPKSDDLLPLPTYSQATNNYVMQGMEYGAGVKGALPSSYSGGFTIPRPSIVSTSDSAHAHSYQDSRRQVAGGSCNNLPSYATLPRHCMQARPHPYQSSPPQAGLLSPSETELPPVYPADSDQTVCIAHSNGYREYSDPGSLTTRGVTADSGKTRTLYGVQQTKCKQVHCTFYGHPETGNYCSCCYKEELRRKDREREALIHRF
- the OTUD7B gene encoding OTU domain-containing protein 7B isoform X4; its protein translation is MRPALQRQDDIIQEKRLSRGISHASSSIVSLARSHVSSNGSSEHTLETPVCTFQLPDLTGYNDDFRSFIERDLIEQSMLVALEHAGRLNWWAQVDPSYQRLLPLATTGDGNCLLHAASLGMWGFHDRDLMLRKSLHTLMDKGVEKEALKRRWRFQQTMQNKESGLVYTEDEWQKEWNDLIKLASSEPRMHYGTNGGNCGGVESSEEPVYESLEEFHVFVLAHVLKRPIVVVADTMLRDSGGEAFAPIPFGGIYLPLEVPASKCHSSPLVLAYDQAHFSALVSMEQSEQSKDQAPFIPLTDSEHKLLPVHFAVDPGKDWEWGKNDSDNVRLAGVTLSLEAKLNLLHNYMTVTWLSLPCEMQAPLAQPESPTASAGDDARSAAESGESDKESVCSSSASNGGSKTGKEKDKEKERLKKDKEKEKKRADSVANKLGSFGKSLGSKLKKNMGGLMHGKSGKSGMSNGDTLEKKKKGSVKGRKGSKEDLSQGDGSTSSEKSSLKSASDKTQNDPYKYSHDVKLSLSILRAAMQGERKFIFACLLKTSDRQPYQKQMIQRYLADAHDRFLVEQKQREAEKKTLMNCGAAKRLEQDMLPPKSDDLLPLPTYSQATNNYVMQGMEYGAGVKGALPSSYSGGFTIPRPSIVSTSDSAHAHSYQDSRRQVAGGSCNNLPSYATLPRHCMQARPHPYQSSPPQAGLLSPSETELPPVYPADSDQTVCIAHSNGYREYSDPGSLTTRGVTADSGKTRTLYGVQQTKCKQVHCTFYGHPETGNYCSCCYKEELRRKDREREALIHRF